In the Candidatus Saccharimonadales bacterium genome, TAGGTCAAGTACGTCACCAGTGCCCGAGATACCTTCGTTATACATGATATCGAATTCGGCAATACGGAATGGAGGGGCAATCTTGTTTTTCACCACCTTCACCTTAGTCCGGTTACCTACTATATCTTCGCCCGATTTAATCTGGCCGGTGCGGCGGATATCCAGTCGGACTGATGCGTAAAATTTAAGCGCATTACCACCCGTGGTCGTTTCGGGGTTGCCAAACATAACACCAATCTTCATACGAATCTGGTTGATGAAGATGACGGTTGTTTTGCTTTTGCTGATAATACCAGTTAGCTTACGGAGCGCCTGGCTCATCAAACGAGCTTGGAGACCCATATGGCTATCGCCCATTTCACCGTCAATTTCAGCCTGAGGAACCAGGGCTGCAACCGAGTCAACGACAACAAGATCAACAGCATTTGAACGAACAAGCGTTTCAGCAATCTCTAGTGCTTGTTCGCCGTTATCCGGCTGTGAAACAAGCAGGTTATCCGTATCAACGCCTAGTCGCTTTGCATAGGCTGGGTCAAGTGCGTGCTCTGCATCGATGAACGCCGCTGTTCCGCCGGCTTTTTGCACTTCAGCAATAGCATGCAGGGTTAACGTTGTCTTACCTGAACTCTCAGGTCCGTAAACCTCAATGATACGGCCTTTTGGATAGCCACCACCAAGGGCCAAGTCAAGGCTCAGTGCGCCCGACGAAATTAATTCGACATCTACTTTGTGCGCTTCACCTAATTTCATAATTGACCCATCACCAAATTGTTTGGTGATTTGATCCATTGCAAGACCAAGTGCTTTTAGTTTGCCTTCATTGGTCGTTGATTTTTCAGCCATTTCTGGTTTTTCAGTCTTTTTAGCCATATTCTCCCTCTCTTATCTATATCTATTATACGCTAGAGTTTGGCAAAATTTGCTATAATGGTGACAATGAAACACTCTAAAGGATTTACCGTTATAGAGCTAATCGTCGTGATTGCCGTAGTTGGCGTCACCGCAGCTCTTTTACTCATACAGAAAAACAACCTAGCCGCAACCGAGCGTGATGATAACCGAAAAATTGCGATCAACGCAATGTATTACAACCTTGAAGAAGTATTTTTCGAAAAAAACGGCTACTACCCTACCACCATCGACAGTAAGGTACTTCGTGCAATGGACCCTGGTCTTTTCACTGATCCAAATGGATTCAAAGTAGGAGACAAAGATTCAAGTTACCGTTATGAACCTACGAACTGCGAAGACAACAAATGTAAGGGTTACTCACTTCGTACAAGTCTTGAAAAAGAAGCAGATTACGTTAAAACGAACCGTTAATCTACGACCGGACGGCCATTCTTGAACGCCTCAACGGCATTATTCAGCGTAGCTATTTCTCGCTTGGGATTAGAGACATAGTTAAAGCGGTAGGTTGTTTCATCACCCTCGGTGCTGAGGCGGATCGAGCCGTAATCCAGCATAGATTGTATCAATCCATTCTGACGATAACTCGCGTCTTCGATATTAGACAAACTAACCGTCTGTTCGTGTTTTGAGAACAGGCTCGTTTGAATCTCTTGAATAACACTTTCGTTCGTAAGGAAGAAGCGGTTGTTTATATATACCCAAACAGCAATATATCCACCAATCAAGAAAAGAAGCGTCAAAAGGCTGCCGCTAAAGAAAATCGAAGCATACGATGGAGGGTTAAGAACTCCTAGTGATTCGACAATCAGTGGGTAATTAATCATGAGCGAAAGAACAAGAGCAACACAAAATACCGTCAAACCCACAGGCAATACCAGTCCGATTGGATGACGACGCACCGCGCTGATAACGAACTCTTCATCGCTAAGGTTAAGCTGCGGGTAGCGACGCATAGAATCTTCATGCCTTGCTTTTACTTCCGGGGTTATTTCAGGCTTTTCAGGAGATACCGCTCGGGTCATATGAACAACTTGTGGTGTTGAGGTAGGAGGCGCGGCATACAGTGGGCGGCCCTCGCTATCATAGGCGACAGGCTCTGGAGTTTGATCACCCGCTACCGGCTTTTGAGGCTGAGGAGGAAGATTGGGCGGAATTGGTGGAGGTGGGTTCTGATCCATACAGTTATTATAGCAATTCTTGCTGGTTTTCGGCTGGTTTTCGGCCGAGGTGAACGTACGCTTTTGCTGTTACTCGACGACCCCGAGGGGTACGCTCAATAAATCCAAGCTGCAAAAGATAGGGTTCGTAGAAATCCTCGATTGTTGTCGCTTCGTCACCGGTTAGGGCCGCGATCGTATTAAGTCCTACGGGATTATTACCATAGTTATCAATGATACTAAGCAGCATATTACGGTCTGCGGGGTCTAGCCCTAATTCATCGATCTCCATCATTTCAAGTGCTTTGGTGGTCGTAATCGTATCGATAATACCGTCGCCATTAACATCCGCGTAGTCACGAACGCGTTTTAGCAAACGGTTAGCGATACGTGGCGTCAAGCGTGCGCGGGTTGAAAGCATCTGGGCAGCTTCTGCGTGAATTTTACTCTCTAGAATTCCTGATGACCTTGCAATAATCTGTGATATTTCCCCAGGGGTATAAAATTCATGACGGTAGATATGGCCAAAGCGGTCTCGGAGAGGAGCGGTCAACGCACCAGTTCTTGTCGTTGCGCCAATCACCGTGAACCTAGGCAAATCAAGGCGCACACTTCGCGCAGCTGGCCCTTTACCGATAACGATATCGAGTTTAAAGTCTTCCATCGCACTATACAGTACTTCTTCGACGGCATGGCTAAGCCTGTGAATCTCGTCAATAAATAACACGTCGCCATCGTCTAAGTTTGTCAATATACTCGCAAGATCGCCTGCTCGCTCAATCGCCGGTCCTGCAGTAACGCGAATATTTGTTCCCATTTCATTAGCGATAACGGTTGCCATTGTGGTCTTGCCTAGTCCTGGAGGGCCATATAAAAGGACGTGATCAATAGGCTCGTTACGTTTTTTGGCCGCGTCTATCGCTAATTTTAGGTTCTTTTTCAGCCGTTCCTGGCCAATGTATTCCGAAAAGTTCTGCGGACGCAGGGTCACTTCAATTTGCTGCTCATCACTATCGTCGTCGTGGACGCTTGTGTCTACAATCCGTTCTACTGCCATAATTCGTGCCTATTCATTATTTACTTCTTAGCGCCTGCGTTACCCGGTCAGCTGTTGAAAGATCAGTCGAGATGCCCTCCAGAGCTCTTGTGGCGTCATTCAGGTTATAGCCGAGTGCCATTAACGCTTCGAGTGCTTCATCGCTATGTGCAAGCTGCTTCGATGCGCCTTCGTTACTCACATTAGTTCGGATCGCTAGGCCGACTTTGTCGGTCAGATCAACGACCACACGCTCTGCAATACGCTTGCCGACACCGCTTGCCTTGGTTATAAACGCGCTATCAGCATTTGCAATCGCATTGCGAACCGTTTCGCTTTCACCTAAACTCAAGATTGAAAGTGCAGCCTTTGGGCCAACACCCTGCACGGTAATAAGCATTTCAAACAGTTTTTTAGCCGCTAAACTTGTAAACCCAAAGAGTTCCTGCGATTGTTCTCGAATATGGTGATGCGTGTAAAACTTCACTGGCTCGTTAAGAAGCGTCTGCTCGAAGTCGCCAAGCGCAACAGCAACTTCATACCCGACACCGTGAACATCAACTATTATCGAAGAATTAAATTTTTCAGAGGCAACCCCAGAGACATGTGCAATCATATCTATTATTATGACATACTACCGCGCTTTACGAAGCATTACGGATTGATAGGTGGAATAACAGGAGTTGTTGGGGTCGTACCTCCCCCGCCAGTTCCCGGATCTATTGGCGTGGTTGGAGTTGTGGGTGTCGTCGGCGTTACTGGTGTCTCTGTTGTCGGTTCTTCTTCTTTAGGTTTTTCTTCTTCCTTCTTTGGAGGTGCTACTGGCGTACATGTCGCTGTTGGCAATCCCCAGGCAAGGAAATACTCGTTATATGTGCCGTTACCGCTACTTGAGGCAAGCCCGCCATTGCTATAGCAGACAGCTCGCTGTACAACTCCAGACGGCGCTGGGAATTTCGTGTCAGCAACCCCCTGCAAACCCTGTTTCATCGTATTCACCCAAATCGGTCCGGCCATTCCCGACCCACCGTTAAGCATGGCATGGTTATCATTATTCCCTACCCATACGCCGACTGCTAGCTGCGGCGTATAGCCGATTGTCCAAGCGTCGCGCTGATCATCTGTTGTCCCCGTTTTAACCGCCGCCGTTTTGCCGCTCACTGTCAAAGACGAACCGAATATCGGGGCACGCGCACTATTATCAGACAAAATATCCGATATTAGGTACGCGCCTTCTTTACTGATAACCGTTTTGGCCTTTTCGTTGGCTTTGAAAATATTATTATCGTACTTATCGTTCACTTGTTTAATGATTGTCGTATCGTACTGCTGACCCTGATTGGCAAATGCCGCATACGCGTTGGTCATTTGCATCAGAGGCACTTCTGCGGTTCCAAGGGCGAGTGCTAGGCCATAGTTTTTATTGCTATCAATTGTTGTAATACCCATTGTTTTGGCTTGTTCGATCGCTGTATCGATACCTACTTTTTGCAGTACTTTTACCGCTGGAATGTTGAGTGATCGTGCCAAAGCGTTCCGTACCGAGACGTTACCGCTAAACGTTCGGCTAGCATTTTGCGGGCTATAGCCGCCAAAATCAGTCTTTACATCTTGCAAGATTGTCGCAGGCGTAATGATATTATCCACGAGCCCGCGACTGTAATAAATAGGCTTAAAGCTAGACCCAGGCTGGCGTGCTGTTGTCGCCATGTTCACCTTACCCCAATCCGTATTGTTCCAGTCTGCGCTACCCACGAGTGCCCGTACCTCACCCGTTGTCGGGTCAACGGCTATCCCGCCTGCATTTGAACCCCCGTTTCGCTGAATATAATTCATGTGATTGGCGATATTATCAGTCAATTGTTTTTGAAGCGTTAAATCAAGGGTTGTCTTTACCTGATACCCTGAACGTGCAACGTTGTCTTCCCCGTACTTTTTATATAGTTCGTCTAATACCATCTGCGTGAAGTGCGGTGCATTGTTATTGGCCGTATCAGTCATCGGTTGGTAGGCTAATACTTCGGCTTTAGTCGTCGCCTTCTCAGCTTCGGTAATATACCCGTTCGTCACCATTCGGGATAGTACGGTATTCTGACGCTCGGTTGCGTATTCAATATTGCCAAGGGTAGGGGAGTAGTTATTTGGTGATGGCAAAATTCCAATGAGCATTGAACTTTGCGCAAGGTCCAGGTCTTTAGCCGACTTTCCAAAGTATGCCTGTGCCGCGTCCTCTATGCCAAATATGTTCCCTCCGAAAAAGGCCGAGTTCAGATACATTTCAAGGATTTGATCTTTACTGTACCGCTGCTCAATAGCAATTGAAATCGTCAGTTCCTGGTATTTTCGCAGGAATGTCTGCTTTGTGGTTAGTAGCGTATTCTTTGCCAGCTGCTGCGTCAAGGTGGATCCCCCACCTGTCACCTGCCCAGCTAAAAGATTGCCGTAGAGAGACCGGAAAATACCCGTGACCGAAAAGCCATCGTGTTTATAAAAGTCTTTATCTTCAGCTGCTACAAGTGCATGCTCGACGTTATCAGATATTTCACTTAGTGGAATCATCTTACGATGCTCGGCGCGACCAGTTTCGTAAAAGACTTTGCCATTTTTGTCCGTTAAAACAATTCCCGTGTTATTTCGGTTCATCAACCGTTCTTGATCGGCAATATCGTTGTAATAAAATGCGTAGGTGAATAGGGGAGTCAGCGCTAGAAATAGAATGACGGGTGCCGCAATAACGGCAATCTTTT is a window encoding:
- the recA gene encoding recombinase RecA; its protein translation is MAKKTEKPEMAEKSTTNEGKLKALGLAMDQITKQFGDGSIMKLGEAHKVDVELISSGALSLDLALGGGYPKGRIIEVYGPESSGKTTLTLHAIAEVQKAGGTAAFIDAEHALDPAYAKRLGVDTDNLLVSQPDNGEQALEIAETLVRSNAVDLVVVDSVAALVPQAEIDGEMGDSHMGLQARLMSQALRKLTGIISKSKTTVIFINQIRMKIGVMFGNPETTTGGNALKFYASVRLDIRRTGQIKSGEDIVGNRTKVKVVKNKIAPPFRIAEFDIMYNEGISGTGDVLDLAVQHGIVGKAGAWFDYNEAKIGQGREATKVYLKENPKVLAEIDKKVRVKVAEEAA
- a CDS encoding type II secretion system protein, whose amino-acid sequence is MKHSKGFTVIELIVVIAVVGVTAALLLIQKNNLAATERDDNRKIAINAMYYNLEEVFFEKNGYYPTTIDSKVLRAMDPGLFTDPNGFKVGDKDSSYRYEPTNCEDNKCKGYSLRTSLEKEADYVKTNR
- a CDS encoding PH domain-containing protein, producing MDQNPPPPIPPNLPPQPQKPVAGDQTPEPVAYDSEGRPLYAAPPTSTPQVVHMTRAVSPEKPEITPEVKARHEDSMRRYPQLNLSDEEFVISAVRRHPIGLVLPVGLTVFCVALVLSLMINYPLIVESLGVLNPPSYASIFFSGSLLTLLFLIGGYIAVWVYINNRFFLTNESVIQEIQTSLFSKHEQTVSLSNIEDASYRQNGLIQSMLDYGSIRLSTEGDETTYRFNYVSNPKREIATLNNAVEAFKNGRPVVD
- the ruvB gene encoding Holliday junction branch migration DNA helicase RuvB — its product is MAVERIVDTSVHDDDSDEQQIEVTLRPQNFSEYIGQERLKKNLKLAIDAAKKRNEPIDHVLLYGPPGLGKTTMATVIANEMGTNIRVTAGPAIERAGDLASILTNLDDGDVLFIDEIHRLSHAVEEVLYSAMEDFKLDIVIGKGPAARSVRLDLPRFTVIGATTRTGALTAPLRDRFGHIYRHEFYTPGEISQIIARSSGILESKIHAEAAQMLSTRARLTPRIANRLLKRVRDYADVNGDGIIDTITTTKALEMMEIDELGLDPADRNMLLSIIDNYGNNPVGLNTIAALTGDEATTIEDFYEPYLLQLGFIERTPRGRRVTAKAYVHLGRKPAENQQELL
- the ruvA gene encoding Holliday junction branch migration protein RuvA, yielding MIAHVSGVASEKFNSSIIVDVHGVGYEVAVALGDFEQTLLNEPVKFYTHHHIREQSQELFGFTSLAAKKLFEMLITVQGVGPKAALSILSLGESETVRNAIANADSAFITKASGVGKRIAERVVVDLTDKVGLAIRTNVSNEGASKQLAHSDEALEALMALGYNLNDATRALEGISTDLSTADRVTQALRSK
- a CDS encoding transglycosylase domain-containing protein, whose protein sequence is MIRQGKYTKKVSPVRKAKRTTRRHWRWFSKMSKKKKIAVIAAPVILFLALTPLFTYAFYYNDIADQERLMNRNNTGIVLTDKNGKVFYETGRAEHRKMIPLSEISDNVEHALVAAEDKDFYKHDGFSVTGIFRSLYGNLLAGQVTGGGSTLTQQLAKNTLLTTKQTFLRKYQELTISIAIEQRYSKDQILEMYLNSAFFGGNIFGIEDAAQAYFGKSAKDLDLAQSSMLIGILPSPNNYSPTLGNIEYATERQNTVLSRMVTNGYITEAEKATTKAEVLAYQPMTDTANNNAPHFTQMVLDELYKKYGEDNVARSGYQVKTTLDLTLQKQLTDNIANHMNYIQRNGGSNAGGIAVDPTTGEVRALVGSADWNNTDWGKVNMATTARQPGSSFKPIYYSRGLVDNIITPATILQDVKTDFGGYSPQNASRTFSGNVSVRNALARSLNIPAVKVLQKVGIDTAIEQAKTMGITTIDSNKNYGLALALGTAEVPLMQMTNAYAAFANQGQQYDTTIIKQVNDKYDNNIFKANEKAKTVISKEGAYLISDILSDNSARAPIFGSSLTVSGKTAAVKTGTTDDQRDAWTIGYTPQLAVGVWVGNNDNHAMLNGGSGMAGPIWVNTMKQGLQGVADTKFPAPSGVVQRAVCYSNGGLASSSGNGTYNEYFLAWGLPTATCTPVAPPKKEEEKPKEEEPTTETPVTPTTPTTPTTPIDPGTGGGGTTPTTPVIPPINP